The following is a genomic window from Patescibacteria group bacterium.
CTGTACTGCCTCTACACTTTTTGCCAGCAATCCCAAGACTGCCGACAACCATGAGAAGGCAAATGTAAACAAAAGTGTGATGCCGATAATAGTCACCCACTGCATAATTGTCGCTTCGGGTCGGAAGCCCATCAATAGAGCGACACCAATCAAAATCACTGAGGATACTATATTACGCACCAAGTCAGCAACAACGTGACCGGTCATGACTGCAGAGCTGGCCATTGGTAGTGATTTGAAACGATCTATAATTCCACGTTTTACGTCAGTAGCGACACTTAGTGAAGTGGTAGTGGCTCCAAAAGCGGCCATTTGTACCAGAATGCCCGGTACTAGATAGTTGATGTATTTTGTTCCGCCGGTATCAATAGCACCGCCAAAGACGTAACCAAAAAGTAGCATAAACATTACCGGTTGGATAGTTAAGCCGAGTAGTTGATCGGGATTCTTGATAATGTGTTTCAGGCTCCGAATAATCAAAACCCGGGTATCGCTGATTGCGAGTAGAATATTGGAATGCTTTTTTGTTGCTGTTTCTTCCATCTATTTATTTTTTATTAGTTGTTTCTTCTGCTGTTTCCTGCTCGGCGCTGTGGCCTGTGAAGAATAAGAATACGTCATCGAGCGTCGGTTTGTGTACCGACATGGTGTCGATTTCTATTTTTGCCTCGGCCAATTTGTCCAGAAGTTTTTTTACTTCTGCCACACTGCCTTCAGTGGGGATACTGATGCTGCGCTCTTCAATATTTTTCCGCAGTCCGGAGGTCTCCATAATTGCTAATGCTTGTTGATAGTCACTGTTCTTCTCAATTATAACCTCGATCCGTTCAGTGCCAACCCGTGACTTCAATTCCAAGGAAGTGCCTTCAGCAATGATT
Proteins encoded in this region:
- a CDS encoding ABC transporter permease; this translates as MEETATKKHSNILLAISDTRVLIIRSLKHIIKNPDQLLGLTIQPVMFMLLFGYVFGGAIDTGGTKYINYLVPGILVQMAAFGATTTSLSVATDVKRGIIDRFKSLPMASSAVMTGHVVADLVRNIVSSVILIGVALLMGFRPEATIMQWVTIIGITLLFTFAFSWLSAVLGLLAKSVEAVQWMTFLIVFPLTFASAAFVPTASMPHGLRVFAENQPITHIIEALRALMLGTPVGDHVWISVVWFIGIIIVAVPIASYIFRNRQTS